From Cyclobacteriaceae bacterium, a single genomic window includes:
- a CDS encoding carbamoyltransferase produces the protein MYILGLNAYHADSSAAIYKDGILIAAIEEERFRRIKHWAGFPSMAIEFCLKEANINLEQVDYITIGRDPKAKFAKKAMFLAMDPFGGIQTIKERLKNRSKIASLEKEFENHFSVTASVIKPKIKNIEHHRSHMASAFFPSPFEEAAILSIDGSGDFTTTMIGTGKGTQIEVIDSVNFPVSCGLFYTAFTQFLGFPHYGDEYKVMGLAPYGEPKYVDKIKQVLILKDNGLFDWDHRFFKSAREVVITYGNDHIPNVGNLYSDYFEQIFGKARTKDEPLTQDHKDLAASVQRVTEELIIHILSHLHKRTGLKNICIAGGVAQNSVANGKIIGRTGFENLYIPPAGHDAGLSMGSALFQNHHVLKNPRVAPTYSAFMGSKFSNEEIESILRNKGIKYSRLSDEELYEKVVAKLIEPGVVGWFNGRAEFGPRALGGRSIIADPRNNKAKDLLNLKIKRRESFRPFAPSILKEYTADYFEKVEDVPFMEKVFVIRPEKRDSIPAVTHVDGTGRLQTVTKDVSPRYHALIDKFREKTGVPILLNTSFNENEPIVNTPEEAIDCFLRTQMDMLVLENCVVER, from the coding sequence ATGTATATTCTCGGCCTTAACGCCTACCACGCAGATTCTTCCGCAGCTATTTATAAAGATGGGATTCTCATTGCAGCAATTGAAGAAGAGAGATTCAGACGCATAAAGCATTGGGCTGGTTTCCCGTCTATGGCAATTGAGTTTTGTCTTAAAGAGGCGAACATCAATCTGGAACAAGTTGACTATATCACAATTGGAAGAGATCCTAAAGCAAAATTTGCAAAGAAGGCTATGTTCCTTGCAATGGATCCCTTTGGAGGAATTCAAACTATTAAAGAAAGACTGAAAAACAGAAGTAAGATCGCTTCTCTTGAAAAGGAATTTGAGAATCATTTTTCTGTAACAGCATCTGTCATAAAGCCAAAAATAAAAAACATTGAACATCACAGAAGCCACATGGCTTCCGCTTTTTTTCCAAGTCCTTTTGAGGAAGCGGCGATTCTTTCAATTGATGGCTCAGGAGATTTTACAACAACCATGATCGGTACAGGGAAGGGGACCCAGATTGAAGTTATCGATTCGGTTAATTTTCCCGTTTCCTGTGGACTTTTTTATACAGCCTTCACACAGTTCTTAGGATTTCCGCATTACGGAGATGAATATAAGGTGATGGGCCTTGCGCCTTATGGTGAACCAAAATATGTAGACAAGATCAAGCAGGTTCTGATCTTAAAAGATAACGGATTGTTTGATTGGGATCATCGCTTCTTCAAATCTGCGAGAGAGGTTGTTATTACCTATGGAAATGACCACATACCAAATGTTGGAAATTTGTATAGTGACTATTTTGAACAAATATTTGGAAAAGCCCGAACCAAAGATGAGCCTTTAACCCAGGATCATAAGGATTTAGCAGCATCAGTTCAGAGGGTTACGGAAGAACTTATCATTCATATTCTCTCACACCTTCATAAAAGAACAGGATTGAAGAATATCTGTATTGCCGGTGGTGTGGCACAAAATTCTGTAGCCAATGGAAAGATTATAGGACGGACAGGTTTTGAAAATCTTTACATACCGCCAGCAGGTCATGATGCAGGATTGTCAATGGGCTCTGCTTTGTTTCAAAATCATCACGTATTAAAGAATCCCAGAGTTGCTCCGACTTATTCGGCGTTTATGGGTAGTAAATTCAGTAACGAAGAAATAGAGAGTATTCTTCGAAATAAGGGTATTAAATACTCGCGATTGAGTGATGAGGAACTTTATGAAAAAGTTGTTGCTAAATTAATAGAGCCAGGCGTAGTGGGGTGGTTTAACGGTCGGGCAGAATTCGGGCCACGTGCTTTAGGAGGCAGATCAATCATTGCAGATCCTCGAAATAATAAAGCAAAGGACTTGCTGAATCTTAAGATCAAAAGAAGAGAAAGTTTTAGGCCATTTGCTCCTTCAATATTAAAAGAATATACAGCCGATTACTTTGAGAAAGTGGAAGACGTTCCTTTCATGGAGAAAGTTTTTGTCATTCGCCCTGAGAAAAGAGATTCTATTCCAGCGGTTACCCATGTTGATGGAACGGGTCGACTTCAAACTGTAACAAAGGATGTTTCTCCCAGATATCATGCTCTTATTGATAAATTCCGTGAAAAAACAGGCGTTCCTATTCTTTTAAATACTTCATTCAATGAGAATGAGCCGATAGTAAATACACCCGAAGAGGCTATCGATTGTTTTTTAAGAACACAAATGGATATGCTTGTATTGGAGAATTGTGTTGTTGAAAGATAG
- a CDS encoding glycosyltransferase translates to MSKQKVLLLYPYYWPNYKAGGPIQSLYNIVGLFKADVDFYLFSLDHDIDGSKSEEVLPLEVWCKGPQNENIYFAEELSVFKVFKLIQNLKPDVILINGMFNLKTTIPGLIYSKLFKSKIIISPRGMLQEWALQRNSKKKKIFLTLLKFYLKKNEIWHATDLQEEEDIHKIFGNKQRVFFASNIPRQVGQLKSIDFNSTRDSIKLVFLSLINPNKNLHLIIEAISKSSSRFTLDVYGPIIEKEYWKRCLAMDFNKDQIQYKGPVLPWNVPSVLMNYHFFVLPTQGENFGHAIFDSLSAGVPVVISRKTPWKNIDTANAGFYIEIDDHTSLSNVLTEISQLTPDEYYVYKSGSIEYARNYWKQSSYHQDYRFLLSAATEPV, encoded by the coding sequence TTGAGTAAGCAAAAAGTTCTATTACTTTATCCTTACTACTGGCCCAATTATAAAGCGGGCGGCCCTATTCAGTCATTGTATAATATCGTGGGGCTTTTTAAGGCAGATGTGGATTTCTATCTTTTTTCTTTGGATCATGATATTGATGGATCTAAATCAGAAGAAGTATTACCATTAGAGGTATGGTGCAAGGGGCCTCAGAATGAAAACATCTATTTTGCTGAGGAGTTATCAGTATTCAAAGTTTTTAAGCTTATTCAAAATCTTAAGCCGGATGTAATTTTAATCAATGGAATGTTTAATCTTAAGACAACCATTCCTGGTTTGATTTATAGTAAACTTTTCAAATCGAAAATAATTATTTCTCCAAGAGGGATGCTTCAGGAGTGGGCACTTCAAAGAAATTCAAAGAAAAAAAAGATATTCTTAACACTTTTAAAATTCTATTTGAAAAAGAATGAGATCTGGCATGCTACCGATCTCCAGGAAGAAGAGGACATTCATAAGATTTTTGGCAACAAGCAAAGAGTCTTTTTTGCATCCAACATACCCAGACAAGTCGGTCAATTAAAATCAATCGATTTTAATAGCACGCGGGATTCAATAAAATTAGTATTTCTATCTCTTATAAATCCAAATAAGAATCTTCATTTAATAATTGAAGCGATTTCGAAATCAAGTTCCCGATTTACTCTTGATGTCTACGGACCTATTATTGAGAAGGAGTACTGGAAGCGATGCCTGGCTATGGATTTTAACAAGGATCAAATTCAGTATAAAGGTCCGGTGCTTCCATGGAATGTTCCATCGGTTCTTATGAATTACCACTTCTTTGTTCTGCCAACGCAAGGAGAGAATTTCGGGCATGCAATTTTTGATTCTCTATCTGCAGGAGTGCCCGTCGTTATTTCCCGCAAAACTCCATGGAAAAACATTGACACTGCTAATGCCGGTTTCTATATAGAAATTGATGATCATACTTCCCTTTCTAATGTTTTAACAGAAATTTCACAATTGACACCAGACGAGTATTACGTTTATAAATCTGGAAGCATTGAGTACGCGAGGAATTACTGGAAGCAAAGTAGCTATCATCAGGATTATCGGTTCTTATTGTCTGCCGCAACAGAGCCAGTATGA
- a CDS encoding glycosyltransferase family 4 protein, with protein sequence MSKKVNIPIKVVFFHRKRYKGNYSIENLFSQIRNAMSSNIECSVVVARYLSKGFFRRVYISFQAAFNQKDVNHVTGDIHFITFFMRKRTTVLTIHDVGFMGNSNTIKRSFLKWFWIILPVKRSGIVTTVSIATRNELLKYVSIDANKIKVIYNPISPLFVSHPKVFNKEKPTILQIGTKHNKNILRLVQALNGISCRLEIIGEVDGLLLSELVNNKIDFVLSSELSSMEVVEKYKNADILAFVSTQEGFGLPIIEANAIGRVVITSNIFSMPEVAGDAAHFVDPFNVASIREGFVKVINDDLYRDGLISRGLLNCVRFDVSEIASQYEKVYKELAGFE encoded by the coding sequence TTGAGTAAGAAAGTTAATATTCCGATCAAAGTAGTTTTCTTTCATCGTAAAAGATACAAGGGAAATTATAGTATTGAGAATTTATTTTCGCAAATACGAAACGCAATGTCGTCCAATATTGAATGTTCCGTAGTAGTAGCGCGGTATTTAAGCAAAGGATTTTTTAGGCGCGTGTATATTTCTTTTCAGGCTGCTTTTAATCAGAAGGATGTTAATCATGTAACGGGTGATATACACTTCATAACTTTTTTTATGAGGAAAAGAACAACAGTTCTAACCATTCATGACGTGGGATTTATGGGTAATTCCAATACCATTAAGCGGAGTTTTTTAAAGTGGTTCTGGATCATACTGCCTGTAAAGAGATCAGGGATTGTAACCACTGTTTCAATTGCTACCCGTAATGAACTGTTAAAGTATGTTTCGATTGATGCCAACAAAATAAAAGTAATCTATAATCCTATTTCTCCTTTATTCGTATCGCATCCTAAGGTGTTCAATAAAGAGAAGCCGACGATCCTTCAAATTGGAACCAAGCATAATAAAAATATCCTTCGCCTTGTTCAGGCTCTAAATGGGATAAGCTGCCGACTTGAGATAATAGGAGAGGTTGATGGTTTACTATTGTCTGAATTAGTTAATAATAAAATCGATTTTGTTCTTTCGAGTGAACTTTCAAGTATGGAGGTAGTTGAGAAGTATAAGAATGCGGATATTCTTGCCTTCGTATCAACACAAGAAGGTTTTGGTTTGCCAATTATTGAGGCGAACGCAATTGGAAGAGTGGTGATAACGAGTAATATATTTTCGATGCCAGAAGTTGCTGGCGATGCAGCCCATTTTGTGGATCCATTTAATGTCGCTTCTATCAGGGAAGGATTTGTTAAGGTTATCAACGATGATCTGTATCGTGATGGGTTAATTTCCAGAGGGTTGTTAAATTGTGTTAGATTTGACGTAAGTGAAATTGCGTCGCAGTACGAAAAGGTGTATAAAGAGCTTGCTGGGTTTGAGTAA
- a CDS encoding sugar transferase, translated as MYLIIKSFLDRLAALVLLVILIPFFILIILLLIVFQGGNIFFTQLRTGYREKPFYIIKFKTMNDLRDESGQLLSEHQRLTGIGGFLRRSSIDELPQLLNILKGEMSMIGPRPLPISYLPLFNDLQRMRYSVLPGITGLTQVNGRHEIPWRRKLELDIHYVANISLLLDLKILAKTFLLILSFRKDSSLSEKPFEG; from the coding sequence CTGTATCTCATTATCAAATCATTCCTTGACAGATTAGCAGCACTGGTTTTACTGGTGATCTTAATTCCTTTTTTTATTTTAATCATTCTTTTACTGATAGTGTTCCAGGGAGGTAATATTTTCTTTACTCAACTTAGGACCGGATATCGGGAGAAACCCTTTTATATTATTAAGTTCAAGACGATGAATGATCTTCGTGATGAAAGTGGACAACTACTTTCTGAGCATCAGCGTCTTACCGGTATTGGAGGTTTCTTACGTCGTTCTTCTATTGATGAACTGCCACAACTTCTCAATATTCTGAAAGGGGAGATGTCGATGATAGGACCCAGACCATTACCCATCAGCTATCTTCCATTGTTCAACGACTTACAGCGTATGAGGTATTCTGTTCTTCCAGGTATTACGGGATTGACTCAAGTGAACGGTCGTCATGAGATCCCATGGAGGAGAAAACTGGAACTGGATATTCATTACGTCGCCAATATTTCTCTTTTGCTTGATTTGAAAATTCTGGCGAAGACATTCTTATTGATTTTATCATTCAGGAAGGATAGCTCGCTAAGTGAAAAACCATTTGAAGGATAA
- a CDS encoding glycosyltransferase family 4 protein, with amino-acid sequence MNSFSYLIFGVALLVIELVYFWIARYFKILDHPNNRSLHEKPTIRGGGIIFYFSVLLFYAITSRPDGIFMLALTLVSIIGFIDDVKSLSSAIRFAVQAIAFALIFYQLELWSVFSDPEISPVPAVIVPIVFIVCVGAINTFNFMDGINGITGGYALVALGSLLAVNIHFVHFVDSDFVEAILMAVIIFCYFNFRTKAICFAGDVGSLSIGFIILYLIVKLIVTTGNFAFAFMLSVYGVDSVLTIIHRIFRRENIFKAHKLHLFQVLVHHYKIPHIRMSIAYALLQLIINCIIIYALDMPQSYQYIIGLGILITLAILYASMKRTILKAE; translated from the coding sequence ATGAATAGCTTTAGTTACTTAATTTTCGGTGTTGCCTTATTAGTAATAGAGCTGGTCTATTTTTGGATAGCTAGGTATTTTAAAATTCTGGATCATCCAAATAATAGAAGCCTGCATGAGAAGCCAACCATCAGGGGAGGGGGAATTATTTTTTACTTCTCAGTGCTCTTGTTTTACGCGATCACCTCAAGACCAGACGGAATTTTTATGCTGGCACTGACATTAGTTAGTATTATTGGATTCATAGACGATGTAAAAAGTCTAAGCAGTGCTATCAGATTTGCCGTTCAGGCTATTGCATTTGCACTTATCTTCTATCAATTGGAATTGTGGTCTGTTTTTTCCGACCCGGAAATTTCCCCAGTTCCGGCAGTGATCGTTCCAATTGTATTTATTGTCTGTGTTGGAGCCATTAACACATTCAATTTTATGGATGGAATTAATGGGATCACCGGTGGCTATGCACTCGTTGCGTTAGGAAGTCTGCTGGCTGTCAATATTCATTTTGTTCACTTTGTTGACAGTGATTTTGTTGAAGCTATCCTCATGGCAGTGATCATCTTTTGTTATTTTAACTTCCGAACCAAAGCTATTTGTTTTGCAGGAGACGTGGGTAGCCTGTCAATAGGATTCATTATTCTGTACTTAATTGTTAAGCTGATTGTAACAACCGGAAATTTTGCATTTGCATTTATGCTTTCTGTTTACGGTGTAGATAGCGTATTGACTATTATTCACAGGATTTTCCGTAGGGAGAATATTTTCAAAGCCCATAAGCTGCATCTCTTCCAGGTACTTGTTCATCATTATAAAATTCCTCATATCCGAATGAGCATTGCATATGCTTTGCTTCAACTTATTATTAATTGCATCATAATATATGCATTGGATATGCCCCAGTCTTATCAGTATATCATAGGGCTTGGTATTCTCATTACCTTGGCGATACTCTATGCTTCAATGAAGAGGACGATTCTTAAAGCAGAGTGA
- the wecB gene encoding UDP-N-acetylglucosamine 2-epimerase (non-hydrolyzing) — MLLFVIGTRPELIKVAPLILELKRRNSESFILVNTGQHKQLLEKYWKAFGIEPDYNLEVILSNQDLSSLTTRAIDQLNNLIKRIVVERGKPNFIISQGDTTTVLAASMVAFYHKIPFAHIEAGLRSFDLMQPYPEEFNRRVASIGAAAHFAPTSIARENLLKENIPNEKIFVVGNSGIDALQIISRSSELENLVFTDARLNEALKAQSSKIVLITCHRRENHENNLLNIISAIAAIAVKRKDCLFVWPIHPNPNVKQVVLSSVLASMSNVILTDPLDYTETIKILSRSFKVITDSGGLQEEAPSFKLPVLILRERTERPEAVDAGYSILVGSDTEKIIENFEHFNPVFSEDFKNPYGDGMTSKRIIDHLIELSDKQNVE; from the coding sequence ATGTTATTGTTTGTTATTGGTACAAGGCCAGAGCTTATTAAAGTAGCGCCATTAATTCTTGAATTGAAAAGGAGAAACTCTGAATCATTTATCCTTGTCAATACTGGACAGCACAAGCAATTATTAGAAAAATATTGGAAGGCTTTTGGAATAGAGCCCGATTATAACCTTGAGGTGATATTGTCCAATCAGGATCTAAGTAGTCTTACGACCCGGGCAATCGATCAGCTCAATAATTTAATAAAAAGAATAGTTGTTGAGAGAGGAAAACCCAACTTTATCATTAGCCAGGGAGATACGACCACTGTATTAGCTGCTTCGATGGTGGCATTTTATCATAAGATTCCATTCGCGCACATTGAAGCTGGATTGAGAAGCTTTGATCTCATGCAACCCTATCCTGAGGAATTCAACAGAAGGGTTGCATCGATAGGAGCAGCGGCGCATTTTGCCCCAACTTCAATAGCGAGAGAGAATCTCCTCAAAGAGAATATTCCGAATGAGAAAATTTTTGTTGTTGGGAATAGTGGTATTGATGCTCTTCAGATAATTTCACGGTCGTCTGAATTGGAGAATTTGGTATTTACGGACGCGCGATTGAATGAAGCTTTAAAAGCTCAGTCTTCGAAAATTGTTCTAATCACTTGCCATAGAAGAGAAAATCATGAAAACAATCTATTGAATATCATTTCAGCGATAGCGGCAATCGCTGTCAAAAGAAAGGATTGTTTATTTGTTTGGCCAATTCATCCAAATCCTAATGTTAAGCAAGTTGTGCTATCGTCAGTGTTGGCTTCTATGTCTAATGTAATTCTAACAGATCCATTGGATTATACGGAAACAATAAAAATTCTGAGTAGATCATTCAAAGTGATTACAGACTCTGGTGGCCTTCAGGAGGAAGCACCGTCTTTCAAGTTGCCTGTATTGATATTGAGGGAACGGACGGAAAGACCGGAAGCTGTAGATGCTGGCTATTCCATATTAGTAGGTTCAGATACTGAAAAGATCATTGAGAACTTTGAGCATTTCAATCCGGTATTCAGTGAGGATTTCAAGAATCCTTATGGTGATGGAATGACTTCCAAACGAATTATTGATCACCTGATTGAGCTCTCTGATAAACAGAACGTTGAGTAA
- a CDS encoding MBOAT family protein: MIFNSVTFIIFLVVVVTLYWTLSSSVKMWMLLIASCIFYGFWRWEYLSVMFVSAITDYYTAIAIGDTPVENKRRRKWLLAITLVVNLGLLFYFKYLYFLTENTNSLFHTLNIDAQLPLWHILLPFGISFYTFETISYTVDVYRGLIKPERKFINYALFVTFFPKLVAGPIQRASELLVQLKNRPAFQIDFLSEGLKRILYGLFLKVALADNISPMVDEGFSMSAAEMSAIDVWMLAFLFGFQIYFDFSAYSHIAVGAAKMMGISIPENFNYPYIASSFKDFWKRWHISLSSWIRDYLYLPLSGVKVVKTTGSGGIGEGLETTGKQSRNSALFLTWAIMGLWHGANWTFVVWGIYHALIIFIERQLKPLRSRFTFLNIKIIGWAFTLPLAMLSWIPFRATNLTDTFVMLKHVLNPVKYTFYTMRENNYIITAVLLISFLLCYYASNILEEKLKNSPALYFCVNCVKFTVIIIFVFTFLRPISQFIYFQF, translated from the coding sequence ATGATTTTTAACTCAGTAACGTTCATCATCTTTCTTGTTGTTGTAGTAACGCTCTATTGGACACTTTCAAGCAGTGTGAAAATGTGGATGCTTTTGATAGCAAGCTGCATTTTTTATGGATTCTGGAGATGGGAATACCTGAGTGTAATGTTTGTCTCGGCGATTACCGACTATTATACAGCAATTGCTATCGGCGACACACCAGTTGAAAATAAAAGAAGAAGAAAATGGCTGTTGGCTATTACGCTGGTAGTCAATCTTGGACTTCTTTTTTATTTTAAATATCTCTATTTCTTAACAGAAAATACCAACAGTCTTTTTCATACCCTCAATATCGATGCTCAATTACCCTTATGGCATATCCTTCTTCCTTTCGGAATAAGCTTTTATACATTTGAAACGATTAGTTATACCGTTGATGTTTATCGTGGCTTGATTAAGCCTGAAAGGAAATTTATCAACTATGCTTTGTTTGTAACATTTTTCCCAAAACTTGTAGCAGGACCAATTCAACGGGCATCTGAATTGTTAGTTCAGTTAAAAAACAGACCCGCATTTCAAATTGACTTTCTCAGTGAAGGATTGAAGAGGATTTTATATGGGTTGTTTTTGAAGGTTGCCCTTGCTGACAACATAAGCCCAATGGTGGATGAGGGATTTTCAATGAGTGCAGCTGAAATGTCTGCAATTGATGTGTGGATGTTAGCTTTTCTTTTTGGGTTTCAAATTTACTTTGATTTCTCAGCGTACTCTCATATCGCTGTCGGAGCAGCAAAAATGATGGGAATATCAATTCCTGAGAATTTTAATTATCCATATATCGCTTCATCATTCAAGGACTTTTGGAAACGATGGCATATTTCTCTTTCATCCTGGATCAGGGATTATTTATATCTCCCGCTTTCAGGCGTTAAAGTTGTAAAGACAACAGGAAGTGGTGGAATTGGGGAAGGCCTTGAAACAACCGGGAAGCAATCACGCAACAGTGCCTTATTCCTGACATGGGCAATTATGGGACTTTGGCATGGAGCCAACTGGACTTTTGTAGTTTGGGGAATTTACCATGCACTAATAATTTTTATTGAACGGCAGTTAAAGCCATTAAGAAGCAGATTCACTTTTCTGAACATAAAAATTATTGGGTGGGCTTTTACTTTGCCCTTGGCGATGCTTAGCTGGATTCCATTCCGTGCAACAAATCTCACAGATACTTTTGTGATGTTAAAGCATGTTCTCAATCCTGTAAAGTATACTTTTTATACTATGAGAGAGAATAACTATATCATTACAGCAGTTCTCCTTATTTCATTTTTATTATGCTATTATGCAAGTAACATCTTAGAAGAGAAGCTAAAAAATAGTCCAGCGCTTTACTTTTGTGTTAACTGTGTAAAGTTTACTGTGATCATAATTTTTGTTTTTACTTTCCTACGTCCAATTAGTCAATTTATCTACTTTCAATTTTAA
- a CDS encoding NAD-dependent epimerase/dehydratase family protein, whose amino-acid sequence MKVLITGVSGFVGSGLVSYLGTFPDITLIGHGRNLPELQNKFKNHKIQFIDSYSASVLEEQGIDFIIHLAGIAHDLSNKFQTEDYYKVNADGTKFIFDEFLKSRARGFIFLSSIKACVDTSENPADENTNPVPVSDYGKSKLAAEQYIVDQILPPDKKAYVFRPCMIHGKGNKGNLNLLYKYVKSGLPYIFGSYSNKRSFLTSDNLNFITLQFLQNNYPSGIYHLADEGYLSTNDLVRIISESISSKPRIWDVNASLLNFLSSAGSGIGLPSKKMKQKLTESLVVSTEKLKKTLQQPLPIDIKAGLMNTLKSFNE is encoded by the coding sequence ATGAAAGTTTTGATTACCGGTGTTTCCGGATTTGTTGGCTCAGGTTTGGTTTCCTATCTAGGAACATTTCCTGACATAACATTGATTGGTCATGGCAGAAACCTTCCAGAACTTCAGAATAAATTTAAAAATCACAAGATTCAATTTATAGATTCTTATTCTGCCAGTGTATTAGAAGAACAAGGAATCGACTTTATTATTCACCTGGCGGGGATTGCTCATGATCTGAGTAATAAATTTCAGACGGAAGATTATTACAAGGTAAATGCTGATGGGACGAAATTCATTTTCGATGAGTTTTTAAAATCAAGGGCGCGCGGATTTATTTTCCTGAGTTCAATAAAAGCCTGTGTTGATACATCTGAGAATCCTGCTGACGAAAACACAAATCCTGTTCCGGTTTCTGATTACGGAAAATCAAAACTGGCAGCAGAGCAGTATATAGTGGATCAGATTCTTCCACCTGATAAGAAAGCTTATGTGTTCAGACCTTGTATGATTCATGGGAAGGGAAATAAGGGTAATCTCAATCTCCTGTATAAGTATGTTAAATCGGGCTTGCCATACATTTTTGGATCGTATTCAAATAAAAGATCTTTCCTCACTTCAGATAATCTGAATTTTATTACCCTCCAGTTTTTGCAGAATAATTATCCGTCTGGGATTTATCATCTGGCAGATGAAGGATATCTTTCAACCAATGACCTTGTGAGAATTATTTCAGAAAGTATTTCGAGTAAGCCAAGAATATGGGATGTTAACGCTTCATTATTGAATTTCTTATCCTCAGCAGGTTCGGGGATAGGTTTGCCTTCAAAGAAGATGAAGCAAAAATTAACAGAAAGCCTTGTGGTATCCACAGAAAAATTAAAGAAAACATTGCAACAGCCTTTGCCAATTGATATTAAGGCAGGGCTCATGAACACTCTCAAATCTTTTAATGAATAG
- a CDS encoding glycosyltransferase, giving the protein MRISLITVSYNSEATIADTIMSVRSQNYKDIEYIIVDGNSKDGTVNIIQREGSIVTKWISEPDKGLYDAMNKGIQMATGEVVGIINSDDYYFDDQIISKVAEAFSDSQIDATFGDLIFVDPMNLKKIVRTYSSKKWHPEKFAWGFMPAHPTFFVRRKFYDVVGPFKTDYKIAADYEMLIRLLYVNKLKYKYLPMTMVVMRKGGVSSRGLNSNIVLNQEILRGCRENGIRTNYLKIYSKYFTKLSELLN; this is encoded by the coding sequence ATGAGAATTTCTCTGATCACTGTTTCCTATAACTCTGAAGCAACTATTGCGGATACTATCATGTCCGTTCGTTCTCAAAATTATAAGGATATTGAATACATCATTGTTGATGGGAATTCGAAAGATGGAACGGTCAACATCATTCAGAGAGAGGGAAGTATCGTCACTAAATGGATCAGTGAGCCGGATAAGGGCCTCTATGATGCGATGAACAAGGGCATTCAAATGGCAACCGGCGAAGTTGTTGGTATCATTAACTCTGACGACTATTATTTCGACGACCAAATTATTTCTAAGGTTGCAGAAGCATTTTCTGATTCACAGATTGATGCAACTTTTGGAGACCTGATCTTCGTCGATCCCATGAATTTAAAGAAGATAGTTCGCACCTATTCATCAAAAAAATGGCACCCTGAAAAATTTGCATGGGGATTCATGCCGGCGCATCCTACATTCTTTGTGAGAAGAAAGTTTTATGATGTGGTGGGGCCTTTTAAAACGGATTATAAGATTGCTGCAGATTATGAAATGCTCATCAGGTTACTTTATGTTAACAAGCTGAAGTATAAATATCTCCCAATGACCATGGTGGTCATGAGAAAAGGTGGGGTAAGCTCACGTGGCCTTAATAGTAATATCGTTTTGAATCAGGAAATTCTTAGAGGTTGTAGAGAAAATGGGATCAGGACGAATTACCTAAAGATATACTCCAAATATTTCACAAAGCTGTCCGAGCTGTTAAATTGA